The following coding sequences are from one Granulicella arctica window:
- a CDS encoding PadR family transcriptional regulator, producing the protein MSASIDPHSEYLPLPPAAFFVLFALAEGERHGYRIMQDVRELSAGSVSMGPATLYTTIQRLVDRGFVVEVESHQNTRRRMYSLTSAGSGLLRAEFQRQTDVLALAKRRRVFVLGDRA; encoded by the coding sequence ATGTCGGCGTCGATTGATCCGCACTCCGAGTACTTGCCGCTTCCGCCCGCGGCGTTTTTTGTCCTTTTTGCTTTAGCTGAAGGCGAGAGACACGGTTATCGGATCATGCAAGACGTTCGGGAACTCTCTGCGGGATCTGTGTCGATGGGCCCTGCGACTCTCTACACGACCATCCAGCGATTAGTGGATCGCGGCTTTGTCGTTGAGGTTGAATCTCATCAGAACACGAGACGCAGGATGTACAGCCTTACCTCGGCAGGAAGCGGCCTACTTCGTGCCGAGTTCCAGCGCCAGACGGATGTACTTGCGCTAGCGAAGAGGCGCCGGGTGTTTGTCCTGGGAGATCGAGCATGA
- a CDS encoding maleylpyruvate isomerase family mycothiol-dependent enzyme, translating into MPQERTPPQPILLHDRFNEIRTLLLELLNSLSPDDWQQPTAAPLWSVKDVALHLLGGDLSNLSRRRDQHRPPPDSPIDSYQDLVAFINRHNADWVRASRRISPHLLCDLLAFTGPQLATYFASLDPFALGDPVDWAGPDPAPVWLDIAREYTEQWHHQQQIRDATHRPPLYTPHLFALVLDTFLRAMPHSYSNTAAPEGTTIHIEITGEAGNQWFLERSSTSWELLTATSTPPTTHISIPQDTAWRLFTKGIRPEQALSHATITGDPAMAPPFFHTLSVLA; encoded by the coding sequence ATGCCCCAGGAGCGAACACCCCCACAACCCATCCTCCTCCACGATCGCTTCAACGAAATACGCACCCTCCTCCTCGAACTCCTCAACAGCCTCTCACCCGACGACTGGCAACAACCAACCGCCGCGCCCCTCTGGTCCGTCAAAGACGTCGCCCTGCATCTCCTCGGCGGAGACCTCAGCAACCTCTCCCGTCGCCGCGACCAGCATCGCCCGCCCCCCGACAGCCCCATCGACAGCTACCAAGACCTCGTCGCCTTCATCAACCGCCACAACGCCGACTGGGTCCGCGCCTCCAGAAGAATCAGCCCACACCTTCTCTGCGATCTCCTCGCCTTCACCGGCCCTCAGCTCGCAACCTACTTCGCCAGCCTCGACCCCTTCGCTCTCGGAGACCCCGTAGACTGGGCAGGCCCCGATCCCGCACCCGTCTGGCTCGACATCGCCCGCGAGTACACCGAGCAGTGGCACCACCAGCAACAGATCCGCGACGCAACCCACCGGCCGCCGCTCTACACCCCACACCTCTTCGCGCTGGTCCTCGACACCTTCCTGCGCGCCATGCCGCACAGCTACAGCAACACCGCCGCACCCGAAGGAACCACCATCCACATCGAGATCACCGGCGAAGCAGGCAACCAATGGTTCCTCGAGCGATCCTCCACCTCCTGGGAGCTGCTAACAGCCACAAGCACACCCCCAACCACCCACATCTCCATCCCGCAAGACACAGCCTGGCGCCTCTTCACCAAAGGCATCCGTCCCGAGCAAGCCCTATCCCACGCAACCATCACCGGAGACCCCGCCATGGCGCCACCCTTCTTCCACACCCTCTCCGTCCTGGCTTAG
- a CDS encoding sigma-54-dependent transcriptional regulator, whose protein sequence is MEVQRASEVPALQVLVVDDDGPVRKACCEIAAGMGFLVSGAESVPEARAILKHQTVDLLLLDLKLPGGGGLMLLEEVKALHPETGVVVMTAFATVSSAVEAMRIGAGDYLTKPFALEELTAVLDRAGQRRSFDLESRKLRERLRTTKGMGNLIGRSPEMEKLYRILSKVATSTHPVLVLGESGTGKELVARSIHFNGPNAAKPFVPVDCGSLVPTLIESELFGYVKGAFTGANRAKEGLLAAAEGGTVFLDEIGELPLDLQAKLLRALQEKEVRPVGATQAVPISARVLAATNRDLIGMVEQGRFRKDLYFRLNVVNIKIPPLRERRADIAVLAQHFLERLQKDSGVVHTFSDEALRLMTEYDWPGNVRELEHAIERACALSSGPVLHMGDLPTQLQEFRLQTIGPPGLTERETDAVLAGVPGPSGIVSIAEMEKHAILVTIQQLKGDKLMAAKLLGIGKTTLYRKLKEYGIAEGGEEE, encoded by the coding sequence ATGGAGGTGCAGCGGGCGAGCGAGGTTCCGGCGTTGCAGGTGCTGGTGGTGGATGATGATGGGCCGGTGCGGAAGGCGTGCTGCGAGATCGCTGCGGGAATGGGGTTTCTTGTGTCCGGGGCGGAGAGTGTGCCGGAGGCGCGGGCGATTTTGAAGCACCAGACGGTGGATCTGCTGTTGCTGGATCTGAAGCTGCCGGGCGGCGGCGGGCTGATGCTGCTCGAAGAGGTGAAGGCGCTGCACCCGGAGACGGGGGTGGTGGTGATGACGGCGTTTGCGACGGTTTCTTCTGCTGTTGAGGCGATGCGGATTGGGGCGGGGGATTATCTGACCAAGCCGTTTGCGCTGGAGGAGCTGACGGCGGTGCTGGATCGGGCGGGGCAGCGGCGGAGCTTTGACCTGGAGAGCCGGAAGCTAAGGGAGCGGCTGCGGACGACGAAGGGGATGGGGAACCTGATCGGGCGGTCGCCGGAGATGGAGAAGCTGTACCGGATTCTGTCGAAGGTGGCGACGTCGACGCATCCGGTGCTGGTGCTGGGGGAGAGCGGGACGGGCAAGGAGCTGGTGGCGCGGTCGATTCACTTCAACGGGCCGAATGCGGCGAAGCCGTTTGTGCCGGTGGACTGCGGGTCGCTGGTGCCGACGCTGATCGAGAGCGAGCTGTTCGGGTATGTGAAGGGTGCGTTTACGGGGGCGAATCGGGCGAAGGAGGGGTTATTGGCTGCGGCGGAGGGTGGCACGGTGTTTCTGGATGAGATTGGGGAGCTGCCGCTGGATCTCCAGGCGAAGCTGCTGCGGGCGTTGCAGGAGAAGGAGGTTCGTCCGGTGGGGGCGACGCAGGCGGTGCCGATCTCGGCGCGGGTGCTGGCGGCGACGAATCGCGACCTGATTGGGATGGTGGAGCAGGGGAGGTTTCGCAAGGACCTGTACTTTCGGCTGAATGTGGTGAACATCAAGATTCCTCCGCTGCGGGAGCGGCGGGCGGATATTGCGGTGCTGGCGCAGCATTTTCTGGAGCGGTTGCAGAAGGATTCAGGGGTGGTGCATACGTTCTCGGATGAGGCGCTGCGGCTGATGACGGAGTATGACTGGCCGGGGAATGTGAGGGAGCTCGAACATGCGATTGAGCGGGCGTGTGCTCTGTCGAGCGGGCCGGTGTTGCATATGGGCGATCTGCCGACGCAGTTGCAGGAGTTTCGGTTGCAGACGATTGGTCCGCCGGGATTGACGGAGCGGGAGACGGATGCGGTGCTTGCGGGGGTGCCGGGGCCGAGCGGGATTGTTTCGATTGCGGAGATGGAGAAGCACGCGATTCTGGTGACGATTCAGCAGTTGAAGGGCGACAAGCTGATGGCGGCGAAGCTGCTGGGGATTGGGAAGACGACGTTGTATCGGAAGCTGAAGGAGTATGGGATCGCGGAGGGTGGGGAGGAGGAGTAG